Proteins encoded together in one bacterium window:
- a CDS encoding rubrerythrin family protein, producing the protein MRKMTENNLHSAFAGESQAHMRYLIFADIAEHAGRPNLARLFRAIAFAEQVHATNHLKELKGIGDSSVNLQEAISGETFEVEEMYPAYQAVAKLQEEKGAVRSTTWALEAEKVHAIMYREAKQAIDRNEDAAVGDIYICSVCGYTASGKEVDVCPLCGAKKEKFKKF; encoded by the coding sequence ATGCGAAAAATGACGGAGAATAATCTTCACTCTGCTTTTGCAGGGGAAAGCCAAGCGCATATGCGCTATTTAATTTTTGCTGACATAGCGGAACATGCTGGTCGACCAAATTTGGCGCGATTGTTTCGCGCAATTGCATTTGCAGAACAAGTCCATGCCACCAATCATTTGAAAGAGTTGAAAGGTATAGGAGATTCATCAGTAAATTTGCAGGAAGCGATATCTGGGGAGACGTTTGAGGTTGAGGAAATGTATCCGGCATATCAAGCGGTAGCGAAATTGCAGGAAGAAAAAGGAGCGGTTCGGTCAACAACCTGGGCATTAGAAGCGGAAAAAGTGCATGCGATTATGTATCGAGAAGCAAAACAAGCAATTGACCGAAACGAAGATGCAGCTGTCGGAGATATCTATATTTGTTCCGTCTGTGGTTATACCGCTTCCGGAAAAGAAGTTGACGTCTGTCCGTTATGTGGTGCGAAAAAAGAAAAGTTTAAGAAATTCTAA
- a CDS encoding FprA family A-type flavoprotein: protein MVQPIQIQSNLYWVGAFNPELRWFDVVLYTPHGTTYNSYLILDEKVALIELVHAKFTDTLIDNITSIIELSKLDYIIVNHTEMDHTGALSQLLELAPNVQVVSTKTAANFLKKIVNRDFHSLPVTDQSILDLGQKKLRFISVPYWHWPDTMFTYLVEDAILFSCDGFGCHFCDERLFNDTVANFDDDFKYYYDHIMRPFKPKIAAGISKIAGLDITMICPSHGPILRSNPEKYIQLYTDWTKEVPPSAKKRIAIFYVSAYGNTRNMAEVIAAEINQSGTIEAKLINAKEAEVELLRNELESADGFLFGSPTFMGDAVKPIWDIISLLPTVAVRGKPVAVFGSFGWSGEAIHLLEDRLKGLKMNITLPGLKIHFVPNRTELEQCRDFAKAFIASL, encoded by the coding sequence ATGGTACAACCAATTCAGATTCAATCAAATCTTTATTGGGTAGGCGCATTTAATCCAGAATTGCGCTGGTTTGATGTTGTTCTCTATACCCCGCATGGAACAACGTATAATTCCTATTTAATACTAGATGAAAAAGTAGCGTTAATCGAATTAGTGCATGCGAAATTTACCGATACTTTAATTGATAACATAACATCGATTATTGAGTTATCAAAGCTAGACTATATTATCGTTAATCATACCGAAATGGACCATACCGGTGCGCTATCTCAATTATTGGAATTAGCGCCGAACGTGCAGGTGGTTTCAACGAAAACCGCAGCGAATTTCCTAAAGAAAATTGTTAATCGCGATTTCCATTCTCTTCCAGTAACAGATCAAAGTATCCTTGATTTAGGACAAAAGAAACTGAGGTTTATATCTGTTCCTTATTGGCATTGGCCTGATACAATGTTTACCTATCTCGTAGAAGATGCCATCTTATTCTCCTGTGATGGATTCGGCTGTCATTTCTGCGATGAACGGCTTTTCAACGATACCGTAGCTAATTTTGATGACGATTTCAAATATTATTACGACCATATCATGCGTCCTTTTAAACCGAAAATAGCTGCGGGAATTTCGAAAATCGCTGGGTTAGATATAACAATGATTTGTCCAAGTCACGGACCGATACTGAGAAGCAACCCCGAGAAATATATCCAATTATATACCGATTGGACAAAAGAAGTGCCCCCATCGGCGAAAAAGAGGATAGCGATTTTCTATGTTTCTGCGTATGGAAATACCCGCAACATGGCAGAGGTAATTGCTGCGGAAATAAATCAATCTGGAACTATCGAAGCAAAACTTATCAATGCTAAAGAAGCGGAGGTAGAGTTGCTCCGGAACGAATTAGAATCCGCTGATGGTTTCTTATTTGGTTCTCCTACTTTTATGGGTGATGCTGTTAAACCTATTTGGGATATCATCTCATTACTTCCTACTGTTGCCGTTCGAGGGAAACCGGTTGCTGTTTTCGGGTCATTCGGTTGGAGCGGTGAAGCAATACATCTACTTGAAGATAGATTGAAAGGATTAAAAATGAACATTACGCTTCCGGGGTTAAAAATTCATTTTGTTCCGAATCGAACTGAGCTCGAGCAATGTCGTGATTTCGCAAAAGCGTTTATCGCTTCTCTCTGA
- the fmt gene encoding methionyl-tRNA formyltransferase: protein MSMRIIFLGTSAFAVPSLAAIIQSNQHVISVITQPDRPYGRGLKLHPSPVKQFAQQHQLPVETPESIKSETFINHIMELHPEIIVVVAYGKILPPTLLQIPKYGCVNVHGSLLPKYRGAAPIQWALIRGETETGVTTMFMNENMDEGDIIFQEKIPILPEDNAGSLSVKLAQLGGSLLQKTLNAIEMGIAPRIPQNHQEATYAPKLTNTDGRIDWNKPAGEIVNLIRGVTPSPGAFTFLKGKRLRIHLAKVGLGSPAEPAGKIILVGKHDESGIVVQTGNNTAVQILRVQPENGKIMSAAQFARGYRLTEGSYLGV from the coding sequence ATGTCTATGCGGATTATTTTCTTGGGTACATCAGCATTTGCGGTTCCTTCTCTTGCCGCAATTATCCAATCGAATCAGCACGTCATCTCGGTTATAACTCAACCTGATCGTCCTTATGGTCGTGGATTAAAATTGCATCCTTCTCCGGTAAAACAGTTTGCACAACAGCATCAATTACCGGTTGAAACACCAGAATCAATTAAATCCGAAACATTTATCAACCATATTATGGAATTACATCCGGAGATTATTGTAGTTGTTGCTTATGGGAAAATTCTTCCCCCTACCCTATTACAAATCCCGAAATATGGTTGCGTGAATGTTCATGGGTCACTTCTGCCGAAATATCGTGGTGCTGCTCCGATCCAATGGGCACTCATTCGTGGGGAAACAGAAACTGGAGTTACAACTATGTTTATGAATGAGAATATGGATGAGGGAGATATCATTTTTCAGGAGAAAATTCCGATACTTCCGGAAGATAATGCTGGCAGTTTATCGGTTAAACTAGCGCAACTCGGTGGATCGCTTCTCCAGAAAACGTTAAACGCAATTGAAATGGGAATTGCACCACGTATTCCGCAAAATCATCAGGAAGCTACTTACGCTCCGAAACTAACTAATACTGATGGGCGTATTGATTGGAATAAACCCGCAGGAGAGATTGTTAATTTAATCCGTGGCGTAACTCCTTCACCAGGAGCGTTTACGTTTCTAAAGGGAAAACGGCTCCGGATTCATTTAGCCAAAGTCGGTCTTGGTTCTCCAGCTGAGCCCGCAGGAAAAATTATTCTGGTTGGCAAACATGATGAGAGCGGAATTGTCGTGCAAACAGGAAATAATACTGCGGTGCAGATTCTTCGGGTTCAACCGGAAAATGGGAAAATCATGAGCGCCGCTCAATTTGCACGGGGATATCGGTTGACGGAAGGGAGCTATTTAGGTGTATAA
- the def gene encoding peptide deformylase: MAILKIHYYGDPILEKPTALVKNITGREIALIEDMFETMYALDGVGLAANQVGFNNQIVVVDPSRGQLKKERFILINPKIIYYSHKTNWLKEGCLSFPEIEGNVERAISIGICALDLNGKQIELDVKELLARIFQHEIDHVNGIMFIEKMSQFDRQMIEGKLKKLKKETLAKLKHKKLP; encoded by the coding sequence ATGGCGATTTTAAAAATTCATTATTACGGAGATCCAATCCTAGAAAAACCCACTGCGCTCGTTAAAAATATTACCGGAAGAGAAATTGCGTTGATTGAAGATATGTTTGAAACGATGTATGCGTTGGATGGAGTTGGACTCGCCGCAAATCAAGTCGGGTTCAATAATCAAATCGTCGTAGTTGACCCTTCTCGAGGTCAGTTAAAAAAAGAACGTTTTATCTTGATTAATCCGAAAATAATTTATTATTCGCACAAAACGAACTGGCTAAAAGAAGGATGTTTGAGTTTCCCGGAAATAGAAGGAAATGTTGAACGGGCAATCTCTATTGGGATATGCGCATTAGACCTTAATGGTAAGCAAATAGAATTGGACGTAAAAGAATTGTTAGCGCGGATATTTCAACATGAAATTGACCATGTTAATGGAATTATGTTTATTGAAAAAATGAGCCAATTTGACCGACAAATGATCGAGGGAAAATTGAAAAAACTAAAAAAAGAAACCTTAGCAAAGTTAAAACACAAAAAATTACCATAG
- a CDS encoding lysophospholipid acyltransferase family protein, whose translation MVQKLIYSFIAKLLQILPLSCGLFIGRRLGDLCYSILRIRRRVVLENLRFVFGAEKSKTHIRHIAKRTYQNFGMTLIEFIRFPVLQQDYVRQHIGFHGKEHLDSVLQANKGAIVITAHFNNWELMGAVHTLMKYKVIVFARELRNSVVNTLVIENRKKVGMEVITKKYAARDMIKALRYNYLLAFLIDQDARNHGIFVDFFGKSASTFRGAAAFAVKTNTPILPMFIVRESNMNHTIYIEPPLLPNPEAHDEQSEIFRLTQTATKLLEAYIRKYPDQYFWFHRRWKTQPNST comes from the coding sequence ATGGTGCAAAAACTCATTTATTCATTCATTGCAAAATTATTGCAAATTCTACCGCTTTCTTGCGGATTGTTTATCGGGCGACGATTAGGTGATTTGTGTTATTCGATACTTCGGATTCGGAGAAGAGTTGTCTTAGAAAATCTCCGATTTGTTTTCGGTGCGGAAAAATCGAAAACGCACATTCGACATATTGCTAAACGAACCTATCAAAATTTTGGAATGACATTAATCGAATTTATCCGGTTTCCTGTGTTACAACAAGATTATGTTCGGCAACACATCGGTTTTCATGGGAAAGAACATTTAGATTCTGTTTTACAGGCAAATAAAGGCGCAATTGTCATCACCGCCCACTTCAATAATTGGGAATTAATGGGTGCCGTGCATACGTTAATGAAATATAAAGTTATCGTATTTGCTCGCGAATTACGAAATTCGGTGGTCAACACGTTAGTGATTGAGAATAGAAAAAAGGTTGGGATGGAAGTTATTACCAAAAAATATGCAGCACGCGATATGATAAAAGCATTACGGTATAATTATCTTCTCGCTTTTCTCATTGATCAAGACGCGCGAAATCATGGAATCTTTGTTGATTTTTTTGGGAAATCGGCAAGCACTTTCCGTGGCGCAGCAGCATTTGCTGTTAAAACGAATACCCCCATCTTACCTATGTTTATCGTGCGTGAATCCAATATGAACCATACCATTTATATTGAACCACCGCTGCTACCAAATCCTGAAGCTCATGATGAACAAAGCGAGATATTTCGGTTAACTCAAACGGCAACAAAATTACTTGAGGCATATATCCGCAAATATCCAGACCAATATTTCTGGTTTCATAGGCGATGGAAAACCCAACCGAACTCAACATAA
- a CDS encoding tyrosine recombinase XerC: protein MSKSLLNCIEEFKSHLSVERNLSHNTVAGYSHDLMKFTAFMLSKYGKEPLVTEITTQDIRDFLAYLQQKRRVKSYAIFRKISCLRTFFAFLLNEKHIKMNPMETIQSPKLAKKLPVYLTQDELKKLLSAPNINDPIGIRDLAILTLFSYTGMRLSELVHLNLQDVNLQERFVRVMGKGSKERIIPLVAPVIKVLSDYLDIRPFVDNDALFLSSLKKRISPRMVQYLVNKYRIKAGISQEKFSPHKLRHTFATMLHGKDVDLIDIQALLGHSSVATTQIYTHTNPKKLQKAVEKLI, encoded by the coding sequence ATGAGTAAGAGTCTGTTGAATTGTATAGAAGAGTTTAAATCTCATCTATCGGTAGAACGAAATCTTTCGCATAATACCGTTGCAGGTTATTCTCATGATTTAATGAAGTTCACCGCTTTCATGTTATCTAAATATGGAAAAGAACCGCTCGTAACCGAAATTACCACGCAAGATATTCGGGATTTTCTTGCTTATTTACAACAGAAACGACGGGTGAAAAGTTATGCGATATTTCGTAAAATTTCGTGTTTACGAACATTTTTCGCCTTTCTACTCAACGAAAAACACATAAAGATGAATCCGATGGAAACGATTCAAAGCCCGAAGCTAGCGAAAAAACTACCGGTGTATTTGACGCAAGATGAATTAAAAAAGCTACTTTCTGCTCCAAATATAAACGACCCCATAGGCATTAGGGATTTAGCGATTTTAACCTTATTCAGCTATACAGGAATGCGATTAAGTGAACTGGTTCATTTGAATCTGCAAGATGTGAATTTACAAGAGCGGTTTGTTCGCGTTATGGGTAAAGGGTCAAAAGAACGAATTATTCCTTTAGTTGCGCCTGTCATCAAGGTTTTAAGCGACTATCTGGATATTCGACCATTCGTTGACAATGACGCATTATTTTTGAGTAGCTTGAAAAAAAGAATATCACCGCGAATGGTTCAGTATTTAGTCAATAAATATCGGATTAAAGCTGGCATTTCGCAGGAAAAGTTTAGTCCGCATAAACTTCGGCATACCTTTGCGACCATGCTGCATGGGAAAGATGTTGATTTGATTGATATTCAGGCACTTTTAGGTCATTCTTCTGTAGCTACCACCCAAATTTATACCCATACGAACCCTAAAAAACTTCAAAAAGCAGTTGAAAAATTGATATAA
- a CDS encoding YkgJ family cysteine cluster protein, whose product MNYIISNSVKYQCIQCGQCCRTNWLIGIDDTSYRRLIELDWTEKQPELASRQLFQLLPKPLLTGERYTFSRVQNQACIFLLPDNRCQIHVSFGFDTKAQVCKEFPYHFVKTPDGIVVGVSFACTAVSKQLGTTLDQHITELETIYPNHYRIEKIDEPITLYSGMTISWQEYKQLESCLLQILNDTAYSLETALIAGSILINVCVSLKQVELIAQKENKKPNETVLSGLNKLQLEKFRHIFDIALKIKKAKKTSRAYLAPFITWIEFVAQKQNRFALVFNLYKNYFKYRKGRGTISPLITDGKKIRWELVTPIRFDIQSPELADYLRRYYTHMIFRKTLLPIHGVYRGYHTLLAVYALGKLIAKSAAAADNRAQVVLTDVQFASAKLDTQLVLHAQFSRLFTVSPYITLLIDRLYLQPYFPQIVIQ is encoded by the coding sequence ATGAACTATATTATCTCAAACTCGGTTAAATATCAATGCATCCAGTGCGGTCAATGCTGCCGAACTAATTGGCTGATTGGCATTGATGATACTTCGTATAGACGTTTGATAGAGTTAGATTGGACTGAAAAACAGCCGGAACTCGCATCGCGCCAATTATTCCAACTTCTACCGAAACCATTACTCACTGGAGAACGGTATACCTTCAGTCGAGTTCAGAATCAGGCATGTATCTTTTTACTTCCTGATAACCGATGCCAGATTCATGTCTCATTCGGCTTCGATACCAAAGCGCAGGTATGTAAAGAGTTTCCGTACCATTTTGTAAAAACACCGGATGGAATCGTTGTCGGCGTATCATTTGCATGTACTGCGGTCAGTAAACAACTCGGAACAACTCTCGACCAGCATATCACTGAACTCGAAACAATATATCCCAACCACTATCGGATTGAAAAAATTGACGAACCAATAACGCTGTATTCCGGAATGACCATATCTTGGCAAGAATATAAACAGCTCGAATCGTGTTTACTCCAGATATTGAATGATACCGCATATTCCTTAGAAACCGCTCTGATTGCCGGAAGTATATTAATCAACGTTTGCGTGAGTTTAAAACAGGTTGAACTCATTGCCCAAAAAGAAAATAAAAAACCAAATGAAACTGTTCTTAGCGGATTGAATAAATTACAACTCGAAAAATTCCGACATATTTTTGATATCGCGCTGAAAATCAAAAAAGCGAAAAAAACGTCTCGCGCCTATTTAGCTCCGTTTATTACTTGGATAGAATTTGTTGCTCAGAAACAGAATCGGTTCGCCTTGGTATTCAACCTTTACAAAAACTATTTCAAATATCGTAAGGGTAGGGGAACCATTTCTCCGCTGATAACCGACGGGAAAAAAATCAGATGGGAACTGGTCACTCCAATCCGATTCGATATCCAATCTCCTGAACTGGCAGACTATTTACGCCGCTACTATACGCATATGATATTTCGGAAAACACTCCTCCCGATTCACGGCGTCTACCGAGGCTACCATACCTTACTCGCAGTGTATGCGCTCGGCAAACTCATTGCTAAATCAGCCGCAGCTGCGGATAATCGCGCTCAGGTTGTATTGACCGATGTCCAATTTGCATCAGCTAAGTTAGATACACAACTTGTTCTGCATGCCCAATTCAGCCGATTATTTACCGTAAGTCCCTATATTACATTATTAATTGACCGATTATATCTCCAGCCGTATTTCCCACAAATTGTCATTCAATAA
- a CDS encoding 5-formyltetrahydrofolate cyclo-ligase yields MEKSELRKQLLAWRKSLSWNEVIKRSEYIGIRLFTLSEFRRAKRILFYVSYNNEVYTHQLIKFSLEYQKKVFVPFTRPQERTLWISELVDFDQDLSPNTYNILEPKPECIRLADPKELDLVIVPGIAFDISGNRIGHGRGYYDNFLRILSPTITTIGLAYKEQIVQTLPRTESDVPVHLIITEDTIYHCRMAKRT; encoded by the coding sequence ATGGAAAAAAGTGAATTGCGAAAACAATTACTTGCCTGGCGAAAATCATTATCCTGGAACGAAGTGATTAAACGGAGTGAATACATCGGGATTCGCTTATTTACCTTATCAGAATTTCGGCGCGCAAAACGGATACTGTTTTACGTCTCCTATAATAATGAAGTATATACGCATCAACTAATCAAGTTTTCTTTAGAATATCAAAAAAAGGTTTTCGTTCCGTTCACTCGTCCCCAGGAACGCACGCTATGGATAAGCGAACTGGTCGATTTTGACCAAGATCTGTCGCCGAACACCTACAACATATTAGAACCGAAACCAGAATGTATACGGTTAGCCGACCCGAAAGAATTAGACCTGGTTATTGTTCCTGGGATCGCGTTCGATATTTCCGGAAATCGTATCGGACATGGACGGGGATATTACGATAACTTCCTCCGAATTCTTTCACCCACGATAACCACTATCGGTTTGGCATATAAAGAACAGATTGTTCAAACCCTGCCACGCACAGAATCCGACGTTCCCGTTCATCTCATTATCACAGAAGATACGATTTACCACTGCCGTATGGCAAAACGGACATGA
- a CDS encoding right-handed parallel beta-helix repeat-containing protein — protein MQSLKYITIASVRLVIFFSGVILLIGCGELLDKKTEIVTGITSDTVWGRAQSPYFLRGDILIPAQTTLTIEPGVVVMFSGNNKLKIEGTLIANGAASAPIIFRQAGKYYISGYYGLVFANKYSGKKSMISHCLITQARFAIYCDGDSPDISYCIITGNNVGVHLWNSNAVISHNRISDNIEHGVYIGSMQPTVTDNRIIHNGSGIICAYAPNPVIRNNDIYGNRAYDFVLAKTESDIIAINNWWGSTDEMFIRKKIFDKQHDGSLGNVMIIPLSQSCFHPE, from the coding sequence ATGCAATCGCTTAAATATATTACCATAGCATCAGTTCGTTTAGTGATATTTTTTAGTGGAGTGATATTGCTCATCGGTTGTGGAGAATTATTAGACAAGAAAACAGAGATTGTTACCGGTATTACAAGCGATACTGTTTGGGGTCGAGCGCAATCACCATATTTTCTCCGAGGAGATATTCTCATTCCAGCGCAGACAACGTTAACGATTGAACCCGGAGTCGTTGTTATGTTCAGCGGGAATAATAAACTGAAAATAGAAGGAACCTTGATAGCGAACGGCGCAGCTTCAGCTCCAATTATATTTCGACAAGCCGGGAAATATTATATCTCCGGATACTATGGACTAGTTTTTGCAAATAAATACTCGGGGAAGAAATCAATGATCTCGCATTGTCTTATTACGCAAGCGCGATTCGCGATATATTGCGATGGAGATTCGCCCGACATCAGTTATTGCATCATTACGGGGAACAATGTCGGAGTGCATTTGTGGAATAGCAATGCGGTCATTTCGCACAACCGCATCAGCGATAATATTGAACATGGAGTGTATATCGGCTCGATGCAACCTACGGTAACCGATAATCGAATCATCCATAATGGCAGCGGTATTATCTGCGCGTATGCGCCGAATCCGGTGATTCGAAACAACGATATCTATGGAAATCGGGCATATGATTTCGTCTTGGCAAAAACGGAATCTGATATCATCGCAATCAATAACTGGTGGGGTAGCACTGATGAAATGTTTATCCGAAAAAAGATTTTCGATAAACAGCACGATGGTTCTTTAGGAAATGTAATGATTATTCCACTATCGCAATCGTGTTTTCATCCAGAATAA
- a CDS encoding N-acetylmuramoyl-L-alanine amidase: protein MMNRKQNWLGLISLAWVLVASGFSFSQAAFWRSIESVTDNTVMDMMPSITFDTSGNVLITCHEIIPNRKYDIFLFEQNGTTGWTKTNLTNTDLISDYYSVVQCDSNNTVHVFFLSRVSTRNNQLYLHYLSRSNGVWSAVTCLTETKPWNAPESKPAVVIDNRDTIHVVFHDDSGKLLYLKKTKHGWEPLVQIPTATDSINWSPTIAIDNDDILHIVYLGGVDAQYRLMHLTRTEGIRNPVWSKAEEIVPAYWQPWHPHLAIAPDGTLTVVFACDTQLQQNIGWIRGTSGKWQEPERIMVSEAWYDLPNIAIDRKGTAYLVYHGGLGGNEGPYEIYCTTRLGHQWIPATRITNNNIFEYAPTIAIDKRGYLHLVWYGFDGIDTEIYYTKTTLPVAELDSATRARFFSEQPHYTEFTTHTKRVLPPVDLQYIPACATTLTGKRICISPGHGGLAYLSEYKIGATLYRESEMNLKVAEELRKYLETVGATVYMCRTTDIDVPLAERPKLANEQNCDLFISVHHNSYDFYTNYVSFYFHGEPEREPVSVDLCRYLSQELAALMNIPNQGAMSDYYSYWNAGYAELRGLKGRPGVLGEGSHYYCFTEEEMLRNLDYLRREAYAYFIALVKYFSAPQPVAILLEPNSAVPLRESRPRISIQLDDGVADTVYKIIPSSIQMKLDGQPVVAAYHWRDGILTYQPNEALSPGAHTIELHFANYDKINAKSTFTFTILSEP, encoded by the coding sequence ATGATGAATAGAAAACAAAACTGGTTAGGGTTAATAAGTTTAGCTTGGGTGTTAGTTGCATCCGGATTTTCATTTTCTCAAGCTGCGTTCTGGCGATCGATAGAATCGGTAACGGATAATACCGTTATGGATATGATGCCATCGATTACTTTCGATACCAGCGGAAACGTTCTGATTACTTGCCATGAAATCATTCCGAACCGTAAATATGATATTTTCCTGTTCGAACAGAACGGAACCACTGGTTGGACTAAAACCAATTTAACCAATACCGATTTAATCAGCGATTATTATTCCGTGGTTCAATGCGATTCGAACAATACTGTGCATGTTTTTTTCTTAAGTCGAGTATCAACTCGCAATAATCAGCTGTATTTGCATTATCTTTCACGAAGCAACGGGGTATGGTCTGCGGTAACCTGCCTTACGGAAACCAAACCGTGGAATGCGCCGGAATCAAAACCTGCGGTCGTAATTGATAACCGCGATACCATACATGTGGTATTCCATGATGACAGTGGAAAATTGCTCTATCTCAAAAAAACTAAACACGGTTGGGAACCGTTGGTGCAAATTCCCACGGCAACCGATTCGATTAATTGGTCGCCAACCATCGCGATTGATAACGATGACATCCTGCATATTGTTTACCTAGGAGGTGTAGATGCGCAGTATCGGTTAATGCATTTAACCCGAACTGAAGGAATTCGTAATCCGGTGTGGTCGAAAGCGGAAGAAATTGTACCGGCATATTGGCAGCCATGGCATCCGCATCTGGCGATTGCGCCGGACGGAACATTAACCGTAGTGTTTGCCTGTGATACACAACTCCAACAGAACATCGGTTGGATTCGAGGTACATCTGGTAAATGGCAGGAACCGGAACGAATTATGGTCAGTGAAGCGTGGTATGATTTACCGAATATCGCCATAGATAGGAAGGGAACCGCATATCTGGTGTATCACGGTGGTCTTGGTGGAAATGAGGGACCGTATGAAATCTATTGTACAACCAGGCTCGGTCATCAATGGATACCTGCGACCCGAATAACCAATAATAATATTTTTGAATATGCACCTACGATTGCGATTGATAAACGAGGGTACCTCCATCTTGTTTGGTATGGATTCGATGGAATTGATACCGAAATATATTATACGAAAACCACTTTGCCCGTAGCCGAACTCGATTCTGCAACCAGAGCGCGATTCTTTTCCGAGCAACCACACTATACCGAATTCACCACGCATACCAAACGGGTTCTTCCGCCGGTAGATTTACAGTATATTCCTGCATGTGCAACTACGCTTACGGGGAAAAGAATCTGTATCAGTCCGGGGCATGGTGGATTAGCGTATCTTTCTGAATATAAAATTGGTGCAACGTTATACCGAGAATCGGAAATGAATCTAAAAGTAGCGGAAGAACTCCGGAAATATTTAGAGACCGTTGGTGCGACGGTATATATGTGTCGAACAACGGATATTGATGTTCCGTTAGCTGAACGGCCGAAATTAGCTAATGAACAAAATTGCGATTTGTTTATTTCGGTGCATCATAATAGTTATGATTTTTACACCAACTATGTTTCATTCTATTTCCATGGAGAACCGGAACGTGAACCGGTCAGTGTTGATTTATGCCGCTATTTAAGTCAGGAGTTAGCCGCGTTGATGAATATACCAAACCAAGGGGCGATGTCGGATTATTATTCATATTGGAACGCTGGCTATGCCGAGCTTCGTGGGTTAAAAGGGAGACCGGGCGTGCTCGGTGAAGGGTCGCATTACTACTGTTTTACTGAAGAAGAGATGCTGCGCAACCTCGATTATCTGCGACGCGAAGCGTATGCATATTTTATTGCATTAGTGAAATATTTTTCCGCACCGCAACCGGTGGCAATCCTGCTCGAGCCGAATTCTGCGGTTCCGCTCCGCGAGTCCAGACCGCGAATAAGCATTCAACTCGATGACGGCGTTGCGGATACTGTTTATAAAATCATTCCGAGCAGTATTCAGATGAAACTGGATGGACAACCAGTGGTAGCCGCGTATCATTGGCGAGACGGGATATTAACCTATCAACCGAACGAAGCGTTAAGTCCAGGTGCTCATACCATCGAACTTCATTTCGCTAATTATGATAAAATCAATGCGAAATCAACGTTTACGTTCACCATTCTCTCCGAACCATAA